One genomic window of Devosia salina includes the following:
- a CDS encoding LuxR C-terminal-related transcriptional regulator, whose amino-acid sequence MSEEDDRAELIALMHAQRAAIWTQNFQAWADCFVPAPYTVRFGYWAGGGTFVRRGWDEISRRARAHMEGHELPYNTDYAFKTVIKNLNLRICGDMAWAIYDQQYPGYDYPGHVGPGLANEFRVFERHGGRWKIAAMCFFDNNAGRKGEALLILDGEGRVQWTSPEAARRLPEDDDLVIRNGRLRVRDTACDRKLQAAVRWAAGVDGGYNSGRGSVPIVLGQGEGLPTRVWWIKVEGGAIYFVLDGAPMAEERLDQAALIFGLSVAQRRLARLIADGRSLPDAAAQMGISANTAKTHLQRIYDKTGVHSQPALVRVLLSVGVPL is encoded by the coding sequence GTGAGCGAGGAAGACGACAGGGCTGAACTGATCGCGCTCATGCACGCCCAGCGCGCGGCCATCTGGACACAAAACTTCCAGGCCTGGGCCGATTGCTTCGTGCCGGCGCCCTATACGGTCAGGTTCGGCTATTGGGCGGGTGGCGGCACCTTCGTGCGCCGGGGCTGGGACGAGATATCCCGCCGCGCCCGGGCCCATATGGAGGGCCACGAGCTCCCCTACAATACCGACTATGCCTTCAAGACCGTGATCAAGAATCTCAATCTCCGCATTTGCGGCGACATGGCCTGGGCCATCTACGATCAGCAATATCCTGGCTATGACTATCCTGGCCATGTGGGGCCGGGGCTGGCCAATGAGTTTCGGGTGTTCGAGCGGCATGGCGGGCGCTGGAAGATCGCCGCCATGTGCTTCTTCGACAATAATGCGGGTCGCAAGGGCGAGGCACTGCTGATCCTCGATGGCGAGGGGCGGGTGCAGTGGACCAGTCCCGAGGCGGCGCGGCGCCTGCCCGAGGACGACGATCTGGTGATCCGCAATGGCAGGCTGCGTGTGCGGGATACGGCCTGCGATCGCAAGTTGCAGGCGGCCGTGCGCTGGGCCGCTGGCGTCGACGGTGGCTACAATTCGGGGCGTGGCAGCGTGCCGATCGTTCTGGGGCAGGGCGAGGGCCTGCCGACCAGGGTCTGGTGGATCAAGGTCGAGGGCGGCGCGATCTACTTTGTCCTCGATGGCGCCCCCATGGCCGAGGAAAGACTGGATCAGGCCGCGCTCATCTTCGGCCTCTCCGTGGCGCAGCGGCGGTTGGCGCGGCTCATTGCAGACGGCCGGTCGCTGCCTGATGCGGCTGCGCAAATGGGTATCTCCGCCAATACCGCCAAGACGCACCTGCAGCGCATCTATGACAAGACCGGCGTGCACAGCCAGCCGGCACTGGTCCGTGTCCTGCTGTCCGTCGGTGTGCCCCTCTAG
- a CDS encoding glycine--tRNA ligase subunit alpha yields MTARPAHMDPKNSFQGLILTLQQFWAEQGCVILQPYDMQMGAGTFHTATTLRALGPKPWNAAYVQPSRRPKDGRYGENPNRLQHYYQFQVILKPSPENIQQLYLDSLAAIGLDQSVHDIRFVEDDWESPTLGAWGLGWECWCDGMEVSQFTYFQQVAGFECAPVPGEITYGLERLAMYVQGVENVYDLNFNGRSGADKVTYGDVFLQNEQESSKYNFEAADTEILFRHFEDAEKECRAILEKGAEANRQTMAIPAYEQVVKASHNFNMLDARGVISVTERQSYILRIRELAKACGEAWLQTSGGGAE; encoded by the coding sequence ATGACCGCTCGCCCCGCCCATATGGACCCCAAGAACTCGTTCCAGGGTCTGATCCTGACGCTGCAGCAATTCTGGGCCGAGCAGGGTTGCGTCATCCTGCAGCCTTACGACATGCAGATGGGCGCCGGCACCTTTCACACCGCCACGACCTTGCGTGCGCTGGGTCCCAAGCCGTGGAACGCCGCCTATGTGCAGCCCAGCCGGCGGCCCAAGGACGGGCGCTATGGCGAAAACCCCAACCGCCTGCAGCACTATTACCAGTTCCAGGTGATCCTGAAGCCCTCGCCCGAGAACATCCAGCAGCTCTATCTGGATTCGCTGGCCGCCATCGGTCTCGACCAGTCGGTGCACGACATCCGCTTTGTCGAGGACGACTGGGAAAGCCCGACCCTGGGCGCCTGGGGCCTGGGCTGGGAATGCTGGTGCGACGGCATGGAGGTGAGCCAGTTCACTTATTTCCAGCAGGTCGCCGGCTTTGAATGCGCGCCCGTGCCCGGCGAGATCACCTATGGCCTTGAGCGCCTTGCCATGTATGTGCAGGGCGTCGAGAACGTCTACGACCTCAATTTTAATGGCCGGTCGGGTGCCGACAAGGTCACCTATGGCGACGTGTTCCTGCAGAACGAGCAGGAGAGCTCGAAATACAATTTCGAGGCGGCCGATACCGAGATCCTGTTCCGCCACTTCGAGGATGCGGAAAAGGAATGCCGCGCCATTCTCGAAAAGGGCGCCGAGGCCAATCGCCAGACCATGGCGATCCCCGCCTATGAGCAGGTCGTGAAAGCCTCGCACAATTTCAACATGCTCGATGCGCGCGGGGTGATCTCGGTCACCGAACGCCAGAGCTACATCCTGCGCATCCGCGAACTGGCCAAGGCCTGCGGCGAAGCCTGGCTGCAGACATCGGGCGGCGGCGCGGAGTAA